The Cyanobacterium stanieri LEGE 03274 nucleotide sequence TCAAAAACCATCGGTTGCCCTGTTTCATATACAGTGCGATCGCACTTACGAATCATTTGAGCTTCTTGGGGAGAAAAAAGTTCCTCATAAGTCTTACCCACCACCTCAGCAGGTTTTTTCTCGAGGGTATTAGCAAAAGAATCATTAACAATTAAAATACGCCCATCCAAATCATTAACACATATTTCCAGGGGGGCATTATTTAAAATAGAAGCCAATCTTTTTTGGGAAGCCTGTAACTCCAACTCCTTCTGTTTCAACTGCGTAATATCCCTACCTACAGATTGAATTTCCACTAGATTTCCCTGTTGATCAAAAATACCTTGATTAATCCATTGCGTCCACCCCTGCCCTCCATTTTCTTGATAATTATGTTTTTCCGTGACAAAAGTAGGATTCTCAGGGCTTAAATTATTAATTTGCTCAAGGATTTCTGGCAAATCATCAGGATTGGCCAAATCAGCCCACGACTTACCCTGTATCTGTGCTAAAGTACATCCTAAAGCATCACACAAAGCAGGATTAGCAAAAATGATTGTCGTATCAGCCAAAGAGCGCAAGACAAAATCACTTTGAGTTTTAATCACTTGCTCATACATTTTTTGATACTCATTCAGGGCTTTTTCTTTTTGGGCAAAAGAGACTTGTAGCTGTTGTGCCATTTTCATGAAGCAAGAATATAGAATATCAAGCTCTTTAATTTTGCTCGGTTGATAATTAATAATTTCCCCTTGCCAGTTACCTTGGGCAATTTCGGTGGTTGATTTACTTAATTGTCGAATGGGTTTGGCTATTTTTTTTGCCACAAACCAACCCATAGAGGCAGAAAATAAGACACTTAGGGCGCTCAGGAAAAAGGTAGTATTAAGGTTACTTCTAATTTGCTCGGTGAATAAAGATTCAGGGATGATACTGATAATTAGCCAATGGATGCCTTCCCTATTTTCATAGGGGGTTACTTTGACATACATCGAATCTTCATTGGTGGAGAGTTTGATAATTTTTTCGCTGTTGATGTTATTTAAATCTTCATATTCATTTTTAAGGCTTTGGGTAACTTGGGCTACCATGGGGTTTTCACAATCGAGGGCGGATATTCTTTGGCTATGGTTGTTGATAACACCCCCGAGAAAGTTTTGACGACAACTACCAATCATTAATCCTTGGGTGTCGATAACAAAATTGATACTACCTTCTTCAAAATTAAGTTTTTGTAAAAAGTTGTTAATTTGTTCTAATTGTAAGTCAATGGATAGGGTGCCGATTAAATTATTATTGCTGTCATAAACGGGGGTGGCGTGGGAGATGGCAAGAATGGGGGGGAAAGCATTTTCACTATTCCAGCGGTATATTTGACTCCATCGGGGAAGTTGGGAGGTAGGGGTTTGTTGATACCAAGGGTTGGGGGAGGCAGAATTTTCTTTGACTTCGGCTATACTGATGAGGTTTCCTTGATTATCTACGTGGTAATATATTTTTTGGTCAGGATTTTCCTTGTCAATAATGGCTACTTCGAGGTTTGTTTGTTGGTGATGTCCGTAACCTACTCCGATATAATTTCCTTCTAAGTCGGCAAAGTTGATGTAACCGAGGTTAAATTCTCTGATTTTACTGTAAAAATATTTATGTAGGTTATTTTGATCGTTTTCTAGGTTGATGATTCCTGTTTGAAATGCTCTAACATTTATTCCGTTGACTTGCTCTGCTTTTCCTAGATAATTATCTAAATGCTCTAAGGTGCGATCGCTCGTTTCCTGTAACAGTCTATCAGCAAGACTTTCAACGGTGTTTTGCCCTGTGCGATAAGATAAATAACTGATTACTCCTACTGTGGTAACGATTTGTACTACAAAGGGGACGATTAAAACCCAACGGAGGGAAAAAGGGGAACTTTTTTTGGTGGAGGTTGAAGGTTTGGGATTCATTATCGCCATGGTAGGTGATGGTTGGCGAGAAAAAGTTAGGCTAATAATTTATTACTTCATATTAGCCAATTTTAATCAAAATTAAGATCCCAGTTTAAGGGCTTCGAGATATAAACCATAGGCAAATCCGATTTTAAGGGCGTTGAGGGTGGTGCGCCATAGGGGTTTATTGGGGTTTCGATTTTTATAAATGATTATATTTGAACCTTCGGTAAAAATAAGGAAGAAAAAAGCAAAGGTGACATCCCAGCGCGCGGCTTGCCCGGCAATGGAAGAAATGGCCGAAGCCAGAAAAAAGCCTAGTAAAAAACCAATGATATTCAGGGATAGTCGGCGCCATGGATTACGAAAAAAGTTGACGGTTTGATTGACTATGCCTGTGAGTAAGATGTTTAGTCTTGTGTCTTGCATGATGGTTAATTAACTTTTTAGATGGGGCAGGAGGGCGATCGCCCTTACCATGATAAGATGTTCTTGGACTTGAATCCGTTGATGTAGGGTTTCGGGGGTATCATCATCAAGAATAGGTACGGCAGATTGAATGAGAATCGGGCCACTATCCACCGCCAAATCTACTAAATGCACAGTACAACCCGTAATTTTTACCTTTGCCTTGAGTGCTTGTTCAACGGCATTGATACCTTTAAAACTAGGTAATAAACTAGGGTGAATATTAATCACTTTACGGGGAAAAGCATCTAACAATACATTGGTAATAATCCGCATCCATCCTGCCATTACCACCCATTCTACCCCATGATTTTGGAATACTTCTACAATGGCTTGATCTAATTCTTCACGGGTTTTAAAATCTCGATGATTTAATAATACCGCTTTGATGCCTAATTTTTCTGCCTTTTCCTTAACTTTAGCATCAGGATTATTATAAATGAGGACTTTGATTTTAGCATTTAATTCTCCATTGATGATACCACGGGCGATCGCCTCGAAGTTACTACCACTACCCGAAGCCATCACCCCCAAACTAACAGGAATATCAGATTTTAACTGCTCAACACTAACATCGGGAGAAATAATTGCGCTCATTTATCAGCTAATCAATAACTAAAGTCCACCCTAGATTATCTCAAACTTTGGCAAGATGAACAACAATGGACAATGGACAATTAATAAACTCTAACCTGTCACCTAAAACCTAATAATACTGACAGCCATTATCCCCAAGGGAGGTTAATTACTTATCGATAAGGTTTGCTTACTCTTATAAGACTCAAGGGCAGCATTTGCCACCTGCAAAGTATAAACACTATGGCGATTAGTCGTATAAATAGGAGCATCATTTAATAAATGTTCTAAAATTAATTCCGTATCTTGGGTAAACAAACCCCGACGACTGCCCACCTCCAAATCCGTTACCTTATCCCCCTGAATTAACTTACCCTTTTCCCCCTCAAACAACAAAACCCCCTCATCGCCATAAATAGTCAACACCCTACCACTACGGGCAAACTTATCCCCCTTACCATAAGTAATATTTACCCCCACCTGATTTTTAAACATCAATTGTGCCTGACACCAACAAGCCGAAAAATAACCACTCTCAGGCGCATCCCAAAAACGAGCATTACAACTAACAGTTGCCACCTCCCCAAACAAATCCGTAAAGCGATTAATGCGAGAAAGTGCCGCAATTAGAGGGAAACCATAATCATGATAATTATAAGTCCAATGGGGGGCAACCTTCGGCTTAGACAAAATAGTTTCATAACTAGCAAGGAAAGGATTACCAATTTTAAAAATATGTTGTTTAATAGCTTGATGCACTCCCCCCAAAAGTTCGATATGCTCAATATGAAGTAATTTTCTTTTTACTTTGGCTAAATTTAATAACTCGGGGGCTTCACTACTATTAATAGTTAAGGGATATTCCACAATAATATGTTTATCTGCCAATAGGGCTTCCTTGATAATTTGCCCATGGAGAGAGTTGACATTAGACACACAAATTAAATCAATTTCCTTGTCATTGATTAAATCTTGCCAACTAGATACGGTTTTTACATGATGAGTATTGCCAAAAGTAGTGGTTTTTTCAGGGGTGTTACCACTAACCCCAACCAATTGGGTATGGGGTGATGCGTTAAAGGCTTCTGCCCGTCTAGCGGCGGCGTATCCTGTGCCAACAATACCTACTTTGAGAGGAGTTTTGACAATATTATATTGACTCATCACGGTTTAAGATTAAAATTTTATGAAATTATTCCATTAATGATGACATGAAATATTATTTAATTTCAACAAGGATTTCTCACTGAATCAGTGAATCAAAATATCTCTTATATGAAATACTTAAATGTTTACGACAAATAAAATCCCAGCCCAATTAACCTCAATTTAGGTTAAAACCCTTGACCATTCCTTGTATAGATTTATGGGCGCTGAATCCATTTATTTCCAAACATAAAAGTTCAATTCATTGAACGAAAAATCCGTAGCCTTGTAATTCATTACAAGGCGGGAAATACTCAAAGGGCTATTTTTTTCCATAAACAATTATCCCTCACTGAAGTTAATTATATTTATAGCAATCTTTTTTCTATTTCATATTAGTTCAATTTATTGAACTATAAACTGTTAGCCTTGTAATTCATTGCAAGGTGGCAAGGTGGGTGATGATATATTCTCTCACTTTTTAGCGTCATTCAATTATATTTTCATACCATGATTAAACAATGGTATATTTTGAATACTAACTTAATTTGGATAATTTCACTCTATTTTATGCCCTAATTAAGCATCCCCTAGATTAACAAAAACCTTACAGACGATTAACTAAATCCCTAGCTTTTTTTATGGTGTCGGGCAATACTCCCACCAAAAGCCCAAATACTTCATCGGGTAGTTTTTCGGTGGTTGTACAATCAAACCAATGCTCAAATTGATTAAGGATAACCTGCGCCCTTTCACAGGGTATTGGGTTGGCGGTAATTTGGTGAATTAATTTTACCCATTGTCTTCTAATTAGATATGCCCTTTGTCTTTCGGAACTGTTTTGAGGTATAAATAAAGATAGTTTACCCACGGGGATAACATCTATTAAGTCTTGGTCAAAAAAACCCCCGACGATGGCGCCAGGTCCTGCAAATTCGGCATAATATTTTTTAATTAGGATAAGACCATTTTTCTTTTTAGGGTTAATAATTAATAAGGGTTTTTCTTGGACAAATTTATCTAAGTCATCATAAGTATTATTACTTTGGCTACTTTGATTCATGGGAAGGGGATGGGGGTTAGTTATTTTGGTTTATTGATAAAGGATTTTTGTAGGAGGAGACGACGTTTATTTTTGATAAATAGGCTATAAAGATTGGTTTCTTCTTGTTTTATGGTATAACCATTTTGCATATAGACTGTTTGCCCTGTGGTGTTTTCTGCTAAGACGTGGAGACAAAGGTTATTATGTCCCCAATTTTGGGCAATTTCTTCGCATTTTGTCAAGAGTTGGGTGGCGATGCCTTGACGACGAAATTCTTTTTTTACGGCAAGGTTGGAGATGTAGGGGCATTTTTTATTTTTACTCCAACTACCATAAAGGTTTCTGAAGGATATTTCTACAGTACCGACGATGTTTTCTTTTTTGCTGTTATTATCCTCTAGGGTGGCAATTAAGCAGTAATATTCTGTGTTATGCGTATAAATGCGATCGCGCAAATCCTCGGCAATACCCATTTTCATGAGGGGATATAGCCATGCCATCCATGGCGAAAAATGATGAAAACTATGGGTTAACACTTCGGCAATTTCAGAAATATCCTCGGAGGTAGCAAGGCGAATTAAAGGGCGATGGGAAGATGAGGAGGGGTTATGATGGGAAAATGATAATGATGATGTCACCAGCTTTTATTTAATGGGGATTTAATCAAAAAGTGGAAAGTAATTGATATTTGAGAATGGATAATTGATAAATAATATTTTTATTTGCTATCACCAGTTAAGTAAATCTAGGTTTATTTAATGGGGGCGAACAAATGTCCGCCCAAGATTTTATTTTTTATCCTCCAAAAGCAATGGGGAAGGTAAGTTTTAGGGCTGCAGTAAGTAGTAAATTAACTAAGGCTACGGGAAGTAAAAATTTCCAGCCTAAGTCTAAAAGTTGGTCAATTCTTACCCTAGGTACTGTCCAACGTAATAATACCGCAATAAATACTAAAAAGTATGCTTTTAATACTGTCATGGAGATACCAAGGGAAGCGGTAATTACCTGTAACCAAGGGGTTGTTTCACTGACTCCTAACCAACTAGCAAGGTTTTGGATGGGGATAGGGGAATCCCAACCACCTAAATAAAGTACAGCTACAATTAGGGCTGATAACACGAGGTTAACATAAGAACCTACATAAAAGAGGGCGAATTTCATGCCTGTGTATTCGGTTTGATACCCTGCTACTAATTCTTCTTCAGCTTCGGGTAAGTCGAAGGGTAAGCGCTCACATTCAGCTAGGGCGGCTACCCAAAAGATAAGAAATCCTACGGGTTGGCGCCAAATATTCCATCCCAAGATACCATACCCTGATTGTTGTTCTACAATGTCAATGGTACTAAGACTATTAGACATCATTACCACGGCGAGGACGGCTAGGGCAAGGGGAATTTCATAGCTGATGGATTGGGCGGCCGCCCTTAAACCTCCTAATAGGGAGTATTTGTTGTTGGAGGAGTAACCTGCCATTAGTAAACCGATGGGGGCAATACTGGAAAGGGAAATCCAGATAAAGATGCCTACGTTTAAGTCGGTGATAACGAGGTTTTGTCCGAAGGGTACAATTAAATATGATAAAAATACGGGAATTACTACCACTGCAGGGCCTAAGGTAAATAATAATGGATCTGCTTTGGCTGGGGTAATGTCTTCTTTAAAAACTAATTTAATACCGTCGGCGACAGGTTGTAATACGCCCAAGGGGCCTGCGTATTCTGGGCCAATTCTTTGTTGGGCAGCGGCGGAGATTTTTCTTTCTAACCATACGGTTACTAATACTCCCACGGTTGCACCGATAATCATTAAGACTAGGGGTAATGGTATCCACAGGGTTTTGGCTAACTCTGGGGGTAATCCTAAGTCGATGAGGGAGGTTATAAAACTTCCTTGTAAATCGATTCCTGAGTTCATTTTATTTGTTTTATTTATTTGCTTCTGGACTTCATTTTATATTAAAGTTAGTTATTGAACCAAAGTTTGCTCTTTTTTTGCCTAAAAAAAGGTTTTGATGAGTATGGATTAGTGCTAGGATTATTATTTTGAAGGGAGACGGGTTGTTACTGTTGTTTTTTATTCTATGGTGAAGGTTAAAAGATCTAGTTTTTATTTTTCTCGTAGGTTATTTTCTCAATATTCCCATGGCTTGAGTGCGGGTTATACTCCAAAAATTTATCGTCGTCTCTGTTGGTTTTTGGTTGGTTTAATGATTGTTGTGGGTGATAGGGGTTTAATTTTTTCTAGTTTAGGGGCGATCGCCCTTCTCTTTTTTATCTATAATTATCAGAGGGTTTCTTTTTCTTTTTTTCAAATATTTTCTCGTTTTTTTTCATCCCATCATCGTCGTTTTACTTTTGCGGTGGCAGGGGGAGGTTTAGGGGCGATCGCCCTTTATCTTTGTGCTAAAATTTGGTTAGAAATCGATAGCCATTGGTTGGCTAGTGCTATCCTTCTGCAAGGATTAATCAGCAGTGGTACATTTGCCTTGTTAGGTTGGTATTTTTATCAGCAAAAAAACCACAAATCAGAAACCTTTGAACAAAATATTAATTACCTCATCGCTGAATCTCCCCTGCAAAGATTATACGGCTTAAATCAACTCATCAGTCTTTGGCATACGGGTAAGTTAAATGTTAATCAAATTCAACAAATGATTGATTATTTATTAATCATGAAAAATAACGAAAATGACACTATCATTCTTGAAAAATTAAATTATCTTATAAATCAAATTAATCCTAATATTAACTACTACTCCCCTACACAAATCCATAACAAACCTCTCCATATTCCGCAAAAATATCATCATAAAATTATAATTAACGACTGATGTTACGTAATTTTTTTAAGCAGGTGGCAGGTTAAAAATATTATTACTATTGCCCATTCCCTATTGCCAAACTAAACTAAAAATCATACCTCAATTCACCAACGCCAAAAATATTAATTCTTTTGTTTCAACTCCTCCACCTTTAAAATAATAAAATACTCATAAAAACTCTGTAAAACACACCAAGCAAATCCTGCCTTACCATCCAAAAAACCCCTCAAAATAAAATACATATAAAACCAACGAAAAAAAGGCCGAAAAGGAATCCTAAAAGATAAATCTTTCAAAGCACGACGACGAATTACTTCCGTTTCTCCAAAAAACAAATCTCGCCAACGAATAGTTTTATTTACCTCCCGTTGCCGAATATTTTCCATCGCCTCATCCGTAGAATAACGGTTATGTTTCTCTAACCAACGACTTAAACCCTTACTACAAGTATAATGGGGATAAATATTTTTTAAATATCCCGTCTTACCATCACAAACTTCCCTTTCCGCATGGCCAAAATCAATAAAAGAAACCTTATCTTTTTTAAACAAACGCATCTGATGACGAGGATATTGACTACTATATTTAATCCAAGTACCCAAAAAAATCATTTTTTCCGCCACATAATAACCCACATATTCCAAACTTTTAACAACCTCTAAACACTCATTAAATAATTCAGGAGTAAACCTTTCATCAGCTTCCAATAAATATACCCAATCATATTTAGTTTCAATATTTTCTAACATCCAATTTCTTTGTTTACCGTGAGATTCAAAACTATGTTGAACAATTCTGACGGGAAATTTTGAAGCAATATCAATAGTTTTATCACTACTAAAAGAGTCAACCACGATAATATCGTCACACTCAGAAGCAGATTTAATACAATCAGCAATATCTATTTCTTCGTTATAAGTAAGAATAAAAATAGAAAACATTTAAATTAAACTAAAAAAAATAATTAATAAAAACAAAAAAATAAACAAAATTAAATAAATAATAGTAACTAAGCATCACATGAAAACATGAAAAAAAAAGTCACCATTAAAATATTTAGCAAACAATCTCTTTTAAATGTGATTATAATAGTTATGAGTGCAAAAAATAACAAAAAATACAATATATTTCCATGGAATGGCAAGAAAGAAATGGTAACTGGGTATTAGCCCCTTCTCAACCCATTGGTATTATCCACTTTCTCGGTGGTGCTTTTGTGGCAACCGCCCCCCATGTAACCTATCGTTGGTTATTAGAAAGACTAGCATATCAAGGTTACTTAATCATAGCCACTCCTTTTATTAATACATTAGATCATAAAAATATCGCATTATATGTATTAAATAAATTTGAAAATCTGTTACAAAAATTAGATAATAACACAGGCCTAGACGTAAAATATTTACCGATTTATGGTATGGGGCATAGTATGGGTTGTAAACTTCATTTATTAATTGGCAGTTTATTTGAAGTAGAAAGGGCCGGAAATATTCTGATTTCTTTTAATAATTATCCTTTACAAAAAGCAATTCCTTTCATGGATCAAATTATCCCATCCATTACCGATAATATAAAAAATAATTGGAAAATAGATCCTAACCTACAATTTGAATTTACCCCTTCCCCTGAAGAAACAAAAGATATTATCAAAGAAAACTATACAACCCGCCGTAACCTATTAATTAAGTTTAGCAACGATAACATTGATCAAACTTTAACATTACAACCGATTTTGACAAATCTTTTTCCCAATATGATTTCTACCCTAACCCTACAAGGAAATCATCTTACCCCCCTAGCCCAAGATATTGAATGGGAAGTCGGTGAAGTTTTTACCCCTTTAGATGCCATTGGGCAATGGGTGAAACAAAGTTTTTCTAAGGATATTTACAGCCTAGAAAAAGAGGTATCACGGTGGTTAAATCCTGCCCAGTATTCTGTTTCTACTAATAATTAATCGTCAAATTATCTCAATTAACTTTTAATCCTTAATTGTCTATCATCAACATTAGGGATAATGATACTTTTGTCAGAAATAAAAATTAATTAATGTAACTTAGTCACCCATCAACTGTGAGTATTTTATTTTCTTTTTTCGGTGGTATTTTAATGGGTTTAACTGTTGCCCCAACAAATTTTTGGTTTTTAGGTTGGGTAGCAATGATACCCCTCTGGATGGGGATAAAAAAAGAGTCGTTGTCGGAAACCTTGCTTTCTTGTTTTGCTTGGGGTTGTGGTTATCATGGTTTAGCTTTATTTTGGATTACGGGAATTCATCCCATGACTTGGATGGGGGTGAGTTGGTTTAATAGTATTTTAATTGCTTTATTTGCTTGGATTTTTATTACTTTTTGGGGTGCTGGATTAGTTGTTAGTTGGGGAGCTATATTTTATGGATTTATTGTTTATTTAAGTAGCGTAAAAAAATCTTCTATTTATCTATTTTGGAAAATACTTCTAGGGATAATGATATGGTGTTTATTGGAAAAAGTTTGGAGTTTTTCGCCCTTATGGTGGTCATCAATTTCTTATAGTCAAAGTCCTTATAATTTATCTATTTTACAGTTTTTAAAGCTATCGGGAATCACTATAGTAACTTCGTTGTTAATATTGGTTAATAGTTTATTAGCTGAAGGATGTATAGCTTTTAAAGGAAGTAAATATAGGTATATTTCTTTTTTCAAGGATGACAAAAAAAAATATTTATCTATACCTTTAGGATTTTTTTTATTAATATTATTTCATGGTATAGGTTATTTTTGGTATGTTCAACCTATCTTTAATAATCCTAATGAAATTGTTAAAGTTGGCATAATTCAAGGCAATATACCTAATACTATCAAATTATATGAATCTGGGGTAGCAAGGGCGATCGCCCGTTACACAAAAAGCTACGAAACATTAAGCCAAGAAGGAGTAGATTTAATAATCACCCCCGAAACAGCCATCCCCCTATACTTAAACGATATAAAAACTAAAACCAACCTATATTCGACCATCTTAAAACAAAATACCCCCCTGATTTTAGGAGCATTCGGCAAAAAAGAAAACAACTTCACTAATAGCCTCTTTTTGATTGATCCACCCCAAAACAACAATCAACAATATGATAAAATTAAACTCGTACCCCTAGGAGAATATATACCCCTAGGCAACATCTTAGGTAAGTTTATCAACCGCCTATCCCCCCTTGATGCTCACCTCATAGCAGGAGAAAAACATCAAACCTTCATAACCCCTTTTGGAAAAGCCATTGTGGGTATTTGTTACGAATCAGCCTATGGAGAGCATTTCAGAGCGCAAACCAACCAAGGAGGGCAATTTATCATTACATCATCCAACAACGCCCATTACAGCCAAGCTATGCCCTCTCAGCACCATGCCCAAGACGTAATGAGAGCCATTGAAAATGATCGATGGATGGCAAGGGCTACCAACACAGGATATTCAGGAATTGTTGACCCCCATGGTAACACCATTTGGCGCTCTGA carries:
- a CDS encoding glycosyltransferase family 2 protein, whose protein sequence is MFSIFILTYNEEIDIADCIKSASECDDIIVVDSFSSDKTIDIASKFPVRIVQHSFESHGKQRNWMLENIETKYDWVYLLEADERFTPELFNECLEVVKSLEYVGYYVAEKMIFLGTWIKYSSQYPRHQMRLFKKDKVSFIDFGHAEREVCDGKTGYLKNIYPHYTCSKGLSRWLEKHNRYSTDEAMENIRQREVNKTIRWRDLFFGETEVIRRRALKDLSFRIPFRPFFRWFYMYFILRGFLDGKAGFAWCVLQSFYEYFIILKVEELKQKN
- a CDS encoding DUF565 domain-containing protein — protein: MQDTRLNILLTGIVNQTVNFFRNPWRRLSLNIIGFLLGFFLASAISSIAGQAARWDVTFAFFFLIFTEGSNIIIYKNRNPNKPLWRTTLNALKIGFAYGLYLEALKLGS
- the nuoH gene encoding NADH-quinone oxidoreductase subunit NuoH gives rise to the protein MNSGIDLQGSFITSLIDLGLPPELAKTLWIPLPLVLMIIGATVGVLVTVWLERKISAAAQQRIGPEYAGPLGVLQPVADGIKLVFKEDITPAKADPLLFTLGPAVVVIPVFLSYLIVPFGQNLVITDLNVGIFIWISLSSIAPIGLLMAGYSSNNKYSLLGGLRAAAQSISYEIPLALAVLAVVMMSNSLSTIDIVEQQSGYGILGWNIWRQPVGFLIFWVAALAECERLPFDLPEAEEELVAGYQTEYTGMKFALFYVGSYVNLVLSALIVAVLYLGGWDSPIPIQNLASWLGVSETTPWLQVITASLGISMTVLKAYFLVFIAVLLRWTVPRVRIDQLLDLGWKFLLPVALVNLLLTAALKLTFPIAFGG
- the purN gene encoding phosphoribosylglycinamide formyltransferase, giving the protein MSAIISPDVSVEQLKSDIPVSLGVMASGSGSNFEAIARGIINGELNAKIKVLIYNNPDAKVKEKAEKLGIKAVLLNHRDFKTREELDQAIVEVFQNHGVEWVVMAGWMRIITNVLLDAFPRKVINIHPSLLPSFKGINAVEQALKAKVKITGCTVHLVDLAVDSGPILIQSAVPILDDDTPETLHQRIQVQEHLIMVRAIALLPHLKS
- a CDS encoding GNAT family N-acetyltransferase, giving the protein MTSSLSFSHHNPSSSSHRPLIRLATSEDISEIAEVLTHSFHHFSPWMAWLYPLMKMGIAEDLRDRIYTHNTEYYCLIATLEDNNSKKENIVGTVEISFRNLYGSWSKNKKCPYISNLAVKKEFRRQGIATQLLTKCEEIAQNWGHNNLCLHVLAENTTGQTVYMQNGYTIKQEETNLYSLFIKNKRRLLLQKSFINKPK
- a CDS encoding DUF1350 family protein, with amino-acid sequence MEWQERNGNWVLAPSQPIGIIHFLGGAFVATAPHVTYRWLLERLAYQGYLIIATPFINTLDHKNIALYVLNKFENLLQKLDNNTGLDVKYLPIYGMGHSMGCKLHLLIGSLFEVERAGNILISFNNYPLQKAIPFMDQIIPSITDNIKNNWKIDPNLQFEFTPSPEETKDIIKENYTTRRNLLIKFSNDNIDQTLTLQPILTNLFPNMISTLTLQGNHLTPLAQDIEWEVGEVFTPLDAIGQWVKQSFSKDIYSLEKEVSRWLNPAQYSVSTNN
- a CDS encoding Gfo/Idh/MocA family protein produces the protein MSQYNIVKTPLKVGIVGTGYAAARRAEAFNASPHTQLVGVSGNTPEKTTTFGNTHHVKTVSSWQDLINDKEIDLICVSNVNSLHGQIIKEALLADKHIIVEYPLTINSSEAPELLNLAKVKRKLLHIEHIELLGGVHQAIKQHIFKIGNPFLASYETILSKPKVAPHWTYNYHDYGFPLIAALSRINRFTDLFGEVATVSCNARFWDAPESGYFSACWCQAQLMFKNQVGVNITYGKGDKFARSGRVLTIYGDEGVLLFEGEKGKLIQGDKVTDLEVGSRRGLFTQDTELILEHLLNDAPIYTTNRHSVYTLQVANAALESYKSKQTLSISN
- the lnt gene encoding apolipoprotein N-acyltransferase, which produces MGLTVAPTNFWFLGWVAMIPLWMGIKKESLSETLLSCFAWGCGYHGLALFWITGIHPMTWMGVSWFNSILIALFAWIFITFWGAGLVVSWGAIFYGFIVYLSSVKKSSIYLFWKILLGIMIWCLLEKVWSFSPLWWSSISYSQSPYNLSILQFLKLSGITIVTSLLILVNSLLAEGCIAFKGSKYRYISFFKDDKKKYLSIPLGFFLLILFHGIGYFWYVQPIFNNPNEIVKVGIIQGNIPNTIKLYESGVARAIARYTKSYETLSQEGVDLIITPETAIPLYLNDIKTKTNLYSTILKQNTPLILGAFGKKENNFTNSLFLIDPPQNNNQQYDKIKLVPLGEYIPLGNILGKFINRLSPLDAHLIAGEKHQTFITPFGKAIVGICYESAYGEHFRAQTNQGGQFIITSSNNAHYSQAMPSQHHAQDVMRAIENDRWMARATNTGYSGIVDPHGNTIWRSDINQYQTYKGDIYRRQTQTPYVRWGDWLNGLFVIILTGLLIYCIII